Genomic DNA from Amycolatopsis alba DSM 44262:
TTCGAGACCGATCGCGAGCTCAGGCTGACCGAGGAAGATCTGCTCCGCCAGGCCGGCATCGACGCCGCCACCCTGGCTGAGCTGCGACAATACGGTCTCGTCCGCTCCGGGGCGGCGGGCTTCTTCGACCCTGACGCCGTCCTCGTCGCGAAGACCGTGAAAGCGATGACCGAATTCGGTATCGAGCCGAGACATCTGCGTGCCTTCCGGGCCGCCGCGGACCGCGAGGTCGGCCTGTTGGAGCAGATCGTGACCCCGGTGTATCGGCATCGTGACGAGGACGCCCAAGCGAGGGGTGACGAGGTCGTCCGAGAGCTCGCCGCACTGACCGTGGCGTTACATACGCTCTTGGTGAAGGCCGGAATACGGGCTGTCACGGGTGGTTGAACGGCTCCGGGAACCGGGAACCGTTGTGAGGCCACTTGTCAATGACTGAATGTTCGGCACCCGATGCCGTACCGTGAGAGTTGGGTTTGCCACGGGCGAACCGAGAATGTCGGAGACAGCGAGCACAGCGCGCGGAAGACGGGTAGCGTCGGGACTGCCGATGCTTGGTCGTCGAGACAAGCGTTGCAGCCCGTGCGCACGAGAGGGAGGCGAAGCCCGATGAGCGAGATGCGCGTCGTCGGCGTGCGGGTGGAGCTACCCGCGAATCAGCCGATCTTGTTGCTGCGGGAAACCGAAGGCGAGCGGTACCTGCCGATCTGGATCGGCTCGGTCGAGGCCACCGCCATCGCCTTGGAGCAGCAGGGAGTCCGCCCGGCCCGTCCGCTCACCCATGACCTGCTCAAGGAGGTCATCGGGGCACTGGGCCGCGAGCTGGAACAGGTCGTCATCACCGATTTGAAGGAAGGCACGTTCTTCGCGGAACTGGTCTTCGACGGGGACATCAGGGTTTCGGCGCGGCCGAGCGATTCGGTGGCGCTGGCACTGCGGGTGGGGGTGCCGATCCACGCCGTCGACGCGGTGCTGGAGGAAGCGGGCCTCATCATCCCCGACGAGCAGGAGGACGAGGTGGAGAAGTTCCGCGAGTTCCTCGACTCGGTCTCGCCGGAGGACTTCCGCGGCGCGGACACCTGATCACATCTTGGGATCTTGAAGTAAGGGGCGGTGCCGGTGGCGCCGCCCCTCTTCTTGTGCGCGGCCTCTGTGAAGGCGGCTCCCGCGAGAGCGGAGGCGAAGTCGTCCTGCCGGGCGACAGGTGGTCTCGTCGGAGAGCGTTGTGAAAGCCACTTTCGCAACGTTGAAGGTTGCGAAAGTGGCTTTCGCAACACCGGTTCCACCGGCTTTCGCCCCGGCGGCACCGAGCGTCGCGAAAGCCACTTTCGCGACATCAGACGTCCCGAAAGCCACTTTCGCGACACCCCAAGTCCCGTGAAGGCCTCCTTCACTACCTTCAGGGTAGGTAAGGAGGCCTTCACGGACCGAGGTCGTCGGCCCGCGCTCAGGACGCGGTCGCCTTGACGAACAGGTCCGCGAGTTCCCGTCCGTACCGCTCAAGGTCCAGCTTCGGGTCCGCCGCGAACTTCGCGGCCACCCCGTCGATGGCCTGCGCGATCGACAGCGCCATCACGTCGGCCGCGAAGTCGCCGAAAGCGCCTTCGTGCTGCCCCTGCTTCAGCTGGCGTTCGAGCCGCCCGGTCCGGAACTCCTCGACCATCGGCGCCGACATGAACCAGCCCTCGGCGTCCGAGCCGCTCGAAGCCATCTCGACCATGACCCGCACCAGTTCCGGGTACGAGCCGAGGAACGCGATCTCCGACTCGATGTAACCGCGCAGGAGCCCCGCCCGGTCGGTCGTGCCCTGGATCCGCTCCTCGAGGAACTTGTCCTTCATCCCGGTCGCGGTGGTGACCACGGCCTGCATCAGGCCGGCCTTGTTGGTGAAGTGATACGAGATGATCCGGGTGCTGGACAGCCCAGCCCGCTCCTTGATCTTCGCGAACGACGTCTTGTGGTAGCCGAGTTCGGAGATCGTCGCGATCGTGGCTCCGACGATCTGGGCCCGCCGCGCGGCTTCGGTGACTGACAGCCCCAGCTCCGCCTGGACCTCTTGCATGGCGCTTTGCGTGGAGGGAGTTACTTGCATGAGTAAAAAATAACACGGCTGAGTAAAAGTGGCAAATGCGGCCGAACGGGGGAGTGCGCGCGGCAAGCCTCAAGAAGAGCTTGAGGTCGACCGCGCGTCGCGTTGACCGCTTTGCCGGACGCGCTTACCGTCAATGGAGGTAAATCGCCAAGGTGTGATTCGGATGTCTGGGGCATCCGTCTTGACGATGGACTCCGGTGCGGACTCACGTGGGTCCGCGCGGCTTTGTTCGCCGGCCGCCAGGTCGGGCGAGGGGAGGCATGGCGTGGTCGAGGCTGGTAGCCCTCAAGAGCCGCTCGTTCCAATCGCTGACGGCGAGCAGGGCGAGCTGTTCCCCGACTCTTCCCTTCCGGATGAACTCGTCGGCTACCGCGGTCCCGCCGCCTGCCAGATCGCCGGGATCACGTACCGGCAGCTCGACTACTGGGCCCGCACGAAGCTGGTCGCGCCGAGCATCCGCACGGCGCACGGTTCCGGTTCGCAGCGGCTCTACTCGTTCAAGGACATCCTCGTCCTGAAGGTCGTCAAGCGGCTGCTGGACACCGGTGTCTCCCTGCAGAACATCCGCGTCGCCGTCGACCACCTGCGGCTGCGCGGCGTCCGCGATCTCGCCAGGGTCACCCTGTTCTCCGACGGCACCACCGTCTACGAGTGCACCTCGCCCGAAGAGATCGTCGATTTACTCCAGGGCGGGCAGGGCGTTTTCGGGATCGCCGTCAGCGGGGCCATGCAGGAGATCAGCGGCACCATCCACGAGTTCCAGGCCGAGCGGGCCGACGGCGGCGTGATCGAAACCGTCACGCCCGACGAGCTCACGCAGCGCCGTAACGCCCGTCGTACCGGCTGATCACGAAGCCGCGCGAGCGGCAGGGTAGGCTCACTCACGCGGTCGACGAATCCGCGCGGGAGAGACCGAGTCGATAACCGTTGAGCTCGGCGCCGAAGGAGCAAGTCCTCCCCGGAACCTCTCAGGCACCCTGGACCGCGCGGAAGAGACGCCTCTGGAAAGTGGTTCGCCAGGTCACAGCCTGGCGGCCCCGCCGACGGTGCAAGCCCGGCTCAACACTCGGGCGAAACTCTCAGGCGCCCCCACGGGGGTACGGACAGAGTGGGGAGGGCCAGGACAATCCGTCCCGGCCCCACCCCCGCGTCTTGGGAGGTCCCCGATGGAGCCCGTTTCACTGGCCGCTCTCGAAACCGGAACCCCTTTCGCGGACCGGCACATCGGCCCCGGTGCCGAAGAACTCACACGCATCCTCGACGTCGTCGGCGTCGCGTCACTCGACGAACTTGCCGAACGGGCCGTTCCAGCGTCGCTGAGGGAGTCCGCAACGCCACCGGACCTGCCGCCGCCCGCCACCGAGACCGGCGCGCTCGCCGAACTCCGCGCCCTGGCCGCGCGCAACCGGCCCAGGGTCCAGATGATCGGCCTCGGCTACCACGACACCGTGACCCCGCCGGTGATCCGCCGCAACGTCCTGGAGAGCCCGGCCTGGTACACCGCGTACACGCCGTATCAGCCGGAGATCTCGCAGGGCCGCCTCGAAGCGCTGCTCAACTTCCAGACCATGGTCGCCGATCTGACCGGTCTCCCGATCGCCAACGCGTCGATGCTGGACGAGGCGACCGCGGCGGCGGAGGCGATGACGCTGGTCCGCCGGGCGGGCAAGGCGAAATCGAACCGGTTCGTGGTCGACGAGGACACCCTGCCCCAGACGATCGAGGTCCTGCGCACCCGCGCCGAACCGCTCGGTATCGAGCTGGTGACCGCGGACCTGTCCCAGGGCATCACCGGACTCGGCCTCGGCGGCGACTTCTTCGGGGTGCTGCTGTCGTATCCGGGTGCTTCGGGCGCCGTCCGCGAATGGGACCACACGATCACCGAGGTCAAGGCGCTGGGCGCGGCCGTGGTGATGGCCGCGGATCCGCTGGCGCTGACGCTGCTGCGGTCGCCGGGCGAGCTCGGCGCAGACGTCGCTGTCGGATCGACGCAGCGGTTCGGTGTCCCGATGGGCTTCGGCGGCCCGCACGCGGCGTACCTCGCCGTCCGCCAGGGGCTCGAACGGCAGTTGCCGGGCCGTCTGGTCGGCGTGTCGAAGGACGCCGATGGCGCTCCCGCGTACCGGCTCGCACTGCAGACCCGTGAGCAGCACATCCGCCGCGAGAAGGCGACGAGCAACATCTGCACCGCCCAGGCGCTCTTGGCGGTCATCGCGTCGATGTACGCGGTGTACCACGGCCCCGAAGGGCTGCGCGCCATCGCGAACCGCGCGCACCGGATGGCGACCGTGCTCGCGGCGGGACTCGCCGAAAGCGGTGTCGACGTCGTGCACTGCGAATTCTTCGACACCGTCATGGTCTCCGTTCCCGGCCGGGCGGGCGGGATCATCGGCACGGCTCGTGAGCTCGGGGTCAACCTGCGGCTCGTGGACGCGGACCACGTCGCCGTCGCCTGCGACGAGACCACCACCCGTGAGCATCTTTCCTTGGTGTGGAAGGCCTTCGGGGTCGCGGTGTCCGATGTGGACTCACTCGACGCGGACACCGCCGACGGCTTCCCGCCGGATCTGCGCCGCACCAGCGACTACCTGACCCATCCCGTCTTCCACGCGCACCGCTCGGAGACGGCGCTGCTGCGCTACCTCAGGGCGTTGTCCGACAAGGACGTCGCGCTCGACCGGAGCATGATCCCGCTGGGTTCGTGCACGATGAAACTCAACGCCACGGCCGAAATGGAGCCGATCACCTGGCCCGAGTTCGCCGGACTGCACCCGTTCGCGCCCGCCGAGGACGCGGCGGGGCTGCTGACCATCGTCAAGGACCTGGAGCGGTGGCTGGCGGGAATCACCGGCTACGACGCGGTTTCCCTGCAGCCGAACGCCGGGAGCCAGGGTGAGTTCGCCGGACTGCTGGCGATCCGGGCCTACCACCGCGAACGCGGGAACGCGGCGCGGGACGTCTGCCTGATCCCGTCCAGCGCGCACGGGACGAACGCGGCCAGCGCGGTCATGGCGGGCATGCGGGTGGTCGTCGTGAAATGCGACGAAGAGGGCAACATCGACCTCGGCCACCTCAAGTCCACTGTGGACGAGCACGCGGACGACCTGGCCGCGATCATGATCACCTATCCCTCGACGCACGGCGTCTACGAGGACACCGTCCGCGACGTCTGCGCGCTGGTGCACGACGCGGGCGGCCAGGTGTACGTCGACGGGGCGAACCTGAACGCCCTGATCGGTGTCGCGCAGTACGGCAGGTTCGGCGCCGACGTCTCCCATCTCAACCTGCACAAGACCTTCTGCATCCCGCACGGCGGCGGTGGGCCCGGCATCGGGCCGATCGGCGTCCGCGCGCATCTGGCGCCGTACCTGCCGAACCACCCGCTGCAGCCGGACGCGGGCCCGGCCACCGGCGTGGGCGCGATCAGCGCCGCGCCGTGGGGGAGCGCGTCGATCCTGCCGATCTCCTGGGCCTACGTCCGCATGATGGGCGCGGAAGGCCTCAGGCGTGCGACGCTGACCGCGGTCGCGAACGCCAACTACGTCGCCAAGCGCCTCGCGGAGCACTACCCGGTGCTGTACTCCGGGCACGACGGCCTGGTCGCGCACGAATGCATCCTCGACCTCCGCGCGCTCACCAAACGGACCGGCGTCACCGTCGACGACGTCGCCAAGCGGCTGGCCGACTACGGCCTCCACGCGCCCACGATGTCGTTCCCGGTCGCCGGAACGCTCATGGTCGAGCCCACCGAAAGTGAGGATCTCGGCGAGCTCGACCGGTTCTGCGACGCGATGATCGCGATCCGCGGCGAGATCGAGAAGGTCGCCGCGGGGGAGTGGCCGGTGGAGAGGAGCCCGCTGCGGAACGCCCCGCACACCGCGCGCTGC
This window encodes:
- a CDS encoding MerR family transcriptional regulator; protein product: MTAAGRPDRDASQRDGLSIGAVLAQLRGDFPDVTISKIRFLEAEGLVQPGRTPSGYRQFAAADVERLRFVLSAQRDHYLPLKVIKEQLDAADQGAAPSAALPRPPRKLVSLDAPGENGGLPSPGDFETDRELRLTEEDLLRQAGIDAATLAELRQYGLVRSGAAGFFDPDAVLVAKTVKAMTEFGIEPRHLRAFRAAADREVGLLEQIVTPVYRHRDEDAQARGDEVVRELAALTVALHTLLVKAGIRAVTGG
- a CDS encoding bifunctional nuclease family protein, encoding MSEMRVVGVRVELPANQPILLLRETEGERYLPIWIGSVEATAIALEQQGVRPARPLTHDLLKEVIGALGRELEQVVITDLKEGTFFAELVFDGDIRVSARPSDSVALALRVGVPIHAVDAVLEEAGLIIPDEQEDEVEKFREFLDSVSPEDFRGADT
- a CDS encoding TetR/AcrR family transcriptional regulator — its product is MQEVQAELGLSVTEAARRAQIVGATIATISELGYHKTSFAKIKERAGLSSTRIISYHFTNKAGLMQAVVTTATGMKDKFLEERIQGTTDRAGLLRGYIESEIAFLGSYPELVRVMVEMASSGSDAEGWFMSAPMVEEFRTGRLERQLKQGQHEGAFGDFAADVMALSIAQAIDGVAAKFAADPKLDLERYGRELADLFVKATAS
- a CDS encoding MerR family transcriptional regulator; this encodes MVEAGSPQEPLVPIADGEQGELFPDSSLPDELVGYRGPAACQIAGITYRQLDYWARTKLVAPSIRTAHGSGSQRLYSFKDILVLKVVKRLLDTGVSLQNIRVAVDHLRLRGVRDLARVTLFSDGTTVYECTSPEEIVDLLQGGQGVFGIAVSGAMQEISGTIHEFQAERADGGVIETVTPDELTQRRNARRTG
- the gcvP gene encoding aminomethyl-transferring glycine dehydrogenase, which translates into the protein MEPVSLAALETGTPFADRHIGPGAEELTRILDVVGVASLDELAERAVPASLRESATPPDLPPPATETGALAELRALAARNRPRVQMIGLGYHDTVTPPVIRRNVLESPAWYTAYTPYQPEISQGRLEALLNFQTMVADLTGLPIANASMLDEATAAAEAMTLVRRAGKAKSNRFVVDEDTLPQTIEVLRTRAEPLGIELVTADLSQGITGLGLGGDFFGVLLSYPGASGAVREWDHTITEVKALGAAVVMAADPLALTLLRSPGELGADVAVGSTQRFGVPMGFGGPHAAYLAVRQGLERQLPGRLVGVSKDADGAPAYRLALQTREQHIRREKATSNICTAQALLAVIASMYAVYHGPEGLRAIANRAHRMATVLAAGLAESGVDVVHCEFFDTVMVSVPGRAGGIIGTARELGVNLRLVDADHVAVACDETTTREHLSLVWKAFGVAVSDVDSLDADTADGFPPDLRRTSDYLTHPVFHAHRSETALLRYLRALSDKDVALDRSMIPLGSCTMKLNATAEMEPITWPEFAGLHPFAPAEDAAGLLTIVKDLERWLAGITGYDAVSLQPNAGSQGEFAGLLAIRAYHRERGNAARDVCLIPSSAHGTNAASAVMAGMRVVVVKCDEEGNIDLGHLKSTVDEHADDLAAIMITYPSTHGVYEDTVRDVCALVHDAGGQVYVDGANLNALIGVAQYGRFGADVSHLNLHKTFCIPHGGGGPGIGPIGVRAHLAPYLPNHPLQPDAGPATGVGAISAAPWGSASILPISWAYVRMMGAEGLRRATLTAVANANYVAKRLAEHYPVLYSGHDGLVAHECILDLRALTKRTGVTVDDVAKRLADYGLHAPTMSFPVAGTLMVEPTESEDLGELDRFCDAMIAIRGEIEKVAAGEWPVERSPLRNAPHTARCLAGEWDRPYSREIAVFPAGFGAPKIWPPVRRIDGAAGDRNLVCACPPPEAFA